DNA from Hippoglossus hippoglossus isolate fHipHip1 chromosome 13, fHipHip1.pri, whole genome shotgun sequence:
ATAGCAAAGGCCATGGTCATGGCATGTCTGAACCCTGGAGGTTCAAAGCtaacacataaacagacacaatTCACCACTGTGAAGTTATATATGTTGATATGAtacaataaaactgtttcattcTGCAGTAGTGTGAGACTTACCCCTGGCAGCTGAGCTGAGTCGGCCCTGAGGTGAACGTCAGCTCAGGGAACACAGAGGGGTAGTGGATATTAAACAACCCACCCAGAATCACATCACCAGGCTTGTGCATCCCATTGAGATAAAACTGCCTCCTTAGCTTACAGGAtgaggagtgagaggaagacTCAGATGAGAAAAGTGAGGGCGGGAGCATAATCAACAATGAGAAGccatgaaagaagaaaaatgtgtctAGAAATGGCCCCATTGCTGCCGTCCCTCCCTCCAGCCCCGTCTCTGATCTTAATGCAGGAGTGCTTGATTTTATATGCAGGGGGATTTTCTTGATAGTTTCATACCGCCCATCAGGGCTTGGGCAGACATTTGGGGGAGGGAAAGCTCATATCCAATTTATACACATGATTACATAATTCACGCACtttgatttgaattattttgcTTTTGTGAAGTTGGAGGTCATCTTGAGTTTCTGTCTCTCGGTCACCATGAACTACCTCGAATGGAAAGATCAATAAATCGTCattttttagaaaacaaaaagtatgAATGACAATGGAGATTAAAGACAAGAACAAAGCAAAGGCATCAAGTGCTACTCATGAAATTGAGACGGTATCATGTCAGGTTTAAGTGAACTTTTGGTGTCTATGCTTTTTTGAATGGggattttcttctctctcactAATAAACCTCCTTATAGAGAGGAATCGGTGACCTGTCATTTAAAAGTACAACTCTACAGTCTGTTGAATTAGTAAAAGCTGAACTAAACAATTGCACATTTACCAGTGTTTTGGGTGAACTCATGTTTTAAGGGTGGTTTCCTGTAAAATACAAAGTGACTCTTAAGTAATAATTACCACCTTCCATCTCATTGTGTTTACTTAAGAGTACTCCAGCAGAGATTTGGTTCACAAAACACACTGTTTGTATGACTGTGGGCTGTTGTTGTCCTATTTATTCATtcctttttaattattgtttgaaTTGCTGTGTTTTGAGTTGCATTTATCATACTATATTTTGAATTGGTTTCTGTTTCCGTAtgggctctgggtttgtttgAGCTGAACTCTGCTCTTGGCTTGAACGGGGCTGGGATCAAGTGTAAGCTGCAGGGTACGGCTCATCCACCTGCCTCCTCAATGGACGGGGACTATGTGGTTGGGGGGGTTTTCTCCATACACTACTACATGCACACAGTGAGGTATAACTACACCATGGAGCCTGAGCCTCTGAGGTGCACGGGGAGGTTTGTATAACAGGAAGAAGTGGGGAATAAAAGGATGTTAGAGTGTGTGGGgatatgaatgttttaaatttgtatattGTGCTTAAAATCTtgaggttttcattttttaatgttaaGTTACACGTGTTGTATTAAAAATGTGTACAGTGTGGCTATAGGAGGAAATATTATGATTTGTGTTTCTTAAATGAAAACAGTTGTTTTCAACatcttatttattaatatttcacaGAATAATAGATTAATGCtgtgaaaatatttatcatttgttgTGTGAAATTAATTAACTATTGTCATGCATTAAATGTTCTGTgaatttatcattattattattattattattattattattattaatagtagtagtatttgTAGTAGAAGTAGTATTATGGGGCTATTCTTATGATGATGTTATGATGAAGTATgatgttcttgtttttaatttattctctctgtgaagcactttgtaaaatcaagttattattataattattattattattagttgttatagtagtagtagttgtagtagtactagtagtaCTATTTTCATTAGTAGTGTTATTATTTGTACAGTTAGTATGGCTGTGGTTTTTCCGTTAATATGATTAGGCTCTGATGAtatttgtgattattattataactattagtagtattagtagtactCCTGTTggtattattagtattattctTAGGCCTGTGATTCTCCCATTAGAACACGTGATCCCATCCTATGTAAACTTGTTTAcatacatgtgtgcatgtgcagcatcGACTCCCGTGAGCTGCGCTTCTCACGCGCCATGATCTTCGCCATCGAGGAGATCAACAACAGCTCGAACCTGCTGCCGGGCGTCACGCTCGGTTACCACATCTACGACTCATGCGCCTCGGTGCCGATGGCGGTGCGTCTGGCCTTCCAGCTCTCCAACGGCCAGGACCCGGAGTTCAGCCCCGGCAACGACCACAACTGCTACCAGTCCAGAATGGTGATGGCCATCGTTGGCGAGTCCGGCTCCACGCCATCCATCAGCATGTCGCGCGTCATCGGGCCCTTTAACATCCCTCAAGTAAATCTATTTGTGTTTCTACtcaattcattcattataaACCAGTGCGATTCACACTTCTTTTTAGTTGCACAAGTAGTTACTGCCAAAAGTAGAGTTGaaaattactttatttcttcttaaaGCATTACTGTCAACAGTGTTCTTGTCCCAGGGAATTAACAAATATACaattagagaaaaaaacactatattaaaatgtaataatatacaACCATGTCAgtctttttaataaacacatctttattgttttagtttaatcTGATAATCACGGTgggattaaaaaacacagagtggaTCAGATTGTTTCACAGATTTATCTCAAGAGTTACTTTTGTCACTTTGTGGGGCCTCGACTCATGATGGCTTTCTTTGTGTTCCTCTCTGGTCTCAATAGGATGATGTAACATTTGGGTCCAAACAGCGCAACCAAGAGGCCAAAACTAGAGGCCAGGATGGCAAATACCTCCACTGCATCTGCGTATTTGCCTGGTGAGTTGACGTAAGTGGGGACGAAGGCCACCCACACTGCGCAGAAGATCAACATGCTGAAAGTTATGAGTTTAGCCTCGTTGAAGTTGTCGGGGAGATTCCTCGCCAGAAAAGCTAACAGGAAGCTGAGGATCGCCAGTAATCCAATGTAGCCAAGCAACACTGCAAAACCAATCGTGGAGCCGACTACACACTCATACACTATCTTGTCATTGTGGTACTGGGTGTTTTTATGAGGAGCTGGTGAAGCAGACACAAGCCAGGCAGTGCAGATCGCTGCTTGAACAGAAGTAAGAACCAGAactgtccctctctgctgcacagagccAAACCACTTCAGAGTGGCTCCCCCTCCTGGCTTGGAGGCCTTGAACACCGCCAGCACCACCATGGTTTTAACCAGGATACACgacacacaaagcacaaagcTGATGCCAAACACTGCATGTCTCAGCTGGCACGTCCATGCTCTGGGTCGTCCGATGAACAGcaaagagcaaaggaaacaTAACTTCAGTGACACCAAGAGCAGGAAGCTGAGTTCTGAATTGTTTGCACGCACCATGGGGGTGCTGCGGTGATGGATGAAGATGCCCAGGACGACAGCAGAGAAAATCGTGCCCAGCAGGGAGGCGGTGGTCAGGCAGATACCCAGAGGCTCATGGTAGGAGAGGAACTCTGTTTTCTTTGGAACACAGTGGTCACGCTGGGGACCGGACCAGAAATCCTCTGGACAGCTGCTGCACTCCATGGAGTCtatagaaaagaagaaaaaaaaaaggaaattatcGTTTTTTCTGCAAGAAAATGTGTTACCAACTTGAAAACACTTACTCTATTGGTTAAACTTAAATGAATTAagttctttcaaaataaagttagaaattgtgttaatataacttaattcatgtgtattttttaagttggtgcaacaattttattttttcagtgcaGGATGTACCCCGCCCCTCACCCAATGTCCTCTGGGAATGGCTCTACCCCGTCCCTCCACCCTCAAAGCAGTATAGatgatgcatggatggatgggtggataaTATATGATGGTGTTTTATAACATTGGACTGATACCAACCTGTTTCATTTGTGAACTCTCCCTCAGAACAAGGAACACAGTCAAAACAGCACACAGGTTCCCCCTTCTTTCTGGCCATGCGGGTTCCTGGAGGACAGCTCTCACTGCAGACTGACCGAGGAGGCTGCAGTCATCGTCATAAAACAGTTATTCTACaacatttgatattaatatcaCATGCCATATACAACAGgacataaaacacagcaaacataTTTAACCTGATTGGATTCAAAGTTCCAGAAGATCTTCTCGTCATGAAGTGTGAGTTCTTCACCTTTAGCTGCTGATTTCTTAACCTCACCCACACGGTGAACTTTAGTTCCTCCATCAGGGAGCCACTGCCAGTTCATGATGTCATAGATTGGTAAGGCATCGCCGTTTTCATCAAATGATACTTCATCACCAAACGGTGTGGTGAAGTTGACCTTTTCCAAGTAATACATAAGCTACAATGGGGAGAAAACGGAAGATACAAATATTATCATGGAGAACATGTTTCTTTCTTGATTGAGCACAAGCTTTCAGAATTTCATACAAACTACATGAAAATGTATCATCCGTAAATGTACAATACACTTTAATTTGTTACCTTTAATTACCTGTgtcaaagaggttatgttttcacccctgtccatttgttcgTTGGTATGTTTGTAAACcagattacataaaaactactgattATCACAAAATTTGGTGGTAgaattcaaacaaataaaatatatttctggatcaggaggcagatccatgaattttcctcattttccaagttaataatttatggatcttgattttaaaaaaatacagccacatttatgggactgatatctagtgtgtacaatttggtacAGCTTGGTATACGCTCTATTGAGCTCCATGCTACGACAAATAAAGtgaatattgtgtattttgtcttGTGACATgagattttttcttttactgaaaGAAAATATGGAGAGTAAACGCTACCAGGCCTCGTCATATCACAGTTTATAATATCATAGTGTCAAACACAggatcagtttaaaaaaaggttaagtGTAAATTGATTTCACACCTGCCATGGCTCCAGGCTttgcacagcagcacagctgtGGCCGCTGAAAGGTCCTCCCCCTGGCTCACAGTGCAGCAAGTCATCGAGCGCGTGCGCCAGAGCATACACTGCCTTGTAGATATTGTACTCAGGCCGGAGGTTAGAGACATCTAAAAGATTCGTCTCCACATTCTCTATGTCTTCATCTCCAGTGCACAGCGCTCCTGCTGCTTCCATCCAAGCTGCCGGAGCTGGAGCAAATCTACACTGAAATGTGTGTTCCCAAAACTGCCTCACCTGGAATGCATTTAGACACGGAAATAACAGTATTTCATCATTATATAATCACAGATCTGCTTGTAAGATTATAATCTCACCATGCTGTTTCCATTGTTAGTGTTGTCTTCTCTGTCAGGACGGATGTGTAACAGAAAATCCCTGAGTCCTGGTATTTCTCCCCGACGGATGGCGATGCCCAGTGTTCCTCCCAGGTACGGCATGAGGTCGGGGGACTGCAGCACAGCATCTGATGTCCAGGCTTCACTGGCCATCCACTGCAGGCCTGTCACATTCTGCCTCACCACCTGTGCATTGCACTATATTGAATTCAATTTTTTCAGACTTATGTATAACAGCTAGAGttataaaatatagaaaatacaaaactcaGACCAGTGTAATACACCTACTAAAAGACACGTGCACAATTTAAAATGAGGCTGACTCTAAAAACTTAAGTCACAACAAGAGTTAGATAAGTAAATACCTCTTTCATTAACTGTATCATGTGGATCTGATGTGCAAACACGATGACCACACGAGCTGTGGAtttcttcatcacctccacaATCCTCCCTATTTCGACCGGGTCGTCCCCCCAGGGTAAGATCTCTGTGTAGGCCAGACAACCTCCACCGGACGCAGTCAAGTCAGACTGAAAAGATCTGGAAACGTGGAGTCCATAATCATCATCACTGAGCAGCAGACCTGCCCACGTCCAGCCAAAATGTTGGAGTATCTGAATCATGGCACGAACCTAAgtgaacagagggagggatgagtgCAAAGATTCATGTCTCTTCTTATTGTGGTCTTTTATTTAAAGCCAGTATTGAGTCTGaggcaacatattttttaatccaGGGGACATCTTTGATGTGCACACAACTTCCTGTGAGCCataatttgaatttgttatCTCTAGACAGAGTTTCACCTGAAAAGCATCACTTGGTATTGTTCTGAAGAAGGACGGGAATCTTTGACGGTCACTCAGGCAGGAACACGTTGCAAAATAACTCacctataaaaaaacaacaacatatggTATCTATACAGGATTTGCTTTTCATAAAAGTCAGcagaattaatttaataattcattaaaataaaa
Protein-coding regions in this window:
- the LOC117773101 gene encoding vomeronasal type-2 receptor 1-like, yielding MHTVRYNYTMEPEPLRCTGSIDSRELRFSRAMIFAIEEINNSSNLLPGVTLGYHIYDSCASVPMAVRLAFQLSNGQDPEFSPGNDHNCYQSRMVMAIVGESGSTPSISMSRVIGPFNIPQLHK
- the LOC117773139 gene encoding extracellular calcium-sensing receptor-like, with the protein product MHKPGDVILGGLFKIHFPSVFPELTFTSGPTQLSCQGFEPPGFRHAMTMAFAIEEINRSADLLPNVTLGYSLYDNCATLVIGFSAALSLASGREEHSLLQEACVGPPPVLGIVGDSFSTFSIAISDVIGLFKLPIVSYFATCSCLSDRQRFPSFFRTIPSDAFQVRAMIQILQHFGWTWAGLLLSDDDYGLHVSRSFQSDLTASGGGCLAYTEILPWGDDPVEIGRIVEVMKKSTARVVIVFAHQIHMIQLMKEVVRQNVTGLQWMASEAWTSDAVLQSPDLMPYLGGTLGIAIRRGEIPGLRDFLLHIRPDREDNTNNGNSMVRQFWEHTFQCRFAPAPAAWMEAAGALCTGDEDIENVETNLLDVSNLRPEYNIYKAVYALAHALDDLLHCEPGGGPFSGHSCAAVQSLEPWQLMYYLEKVNFTTPFGDEVSFDENGDALPIYDIMNWQWLPDGGTKVHRVGEVKKSAAKGEELTLHDEKIFWNFESNQPPRSVCSESCPPGTRMARKKGEPVCCFDCVPCSEGEFTNETDSMECSSCPEDFWSGPQRDHCVPKKTEFLSYHEPLGICLTTASLLGTIFSAVVLGIFIHHRSTPMVRANNSELSFLLLVSLKLCFLCSLLFIGRPRAWTCQLRHAVFGISFVLCVSCILVKTMVVLAVFKASKPGGGATLKWFGSVQQRGTVLVLTSVQAAICTAWLVSASPAPHKNTQYHNDKIVYECVVGSTIGFAVLLGYIGLLAILSFLLAFLARNLPDNFNEAKLITFSMLIFCAVWVAFVPTYVNSPGKYADAVEVFAILASSFGLLVALFGPKCYIILLRPERNTKKAIMSRGPTK